In Proteus vulgaris, one DNA window encodes the following:
- the lpxA gene encoding acyl-ACP--UDP-N-acetylglucosamine O-acyltransferase yields the protein MIDKSAVIHPSSIIEEGAVIGANVRIGPFCVIGANVEIGEGTDIKSHVVINGHTRIGRENQIYQFASIGEANQDLKYRGEPTQVIIGDRNLIRESVTIHRGTTQGGNITKIGNDNLLMINTHVAHDCIIGDRCIIANNGTLGGHVTLGDFVIIGGMSAVHQFCQIGSHVMVGGCSGVAQDVPPFVIAQGNHATPYGLNIEGLKRRGFAKEDLHAIRNAYKVLYRNGKTLEEAREEIGQLVADNNNPYVKLFSDFLENSAKSNRGIIR from the coding sequence ATGATAGATAAATCCGCAGTCATTCACCCTTCCTCGATTATTGAAGAGGGCGCAGTAATTGGTGCTAATGTTCGCATTGGCCCTTTTTGCGTTATTGGTGCAAACGTTGAAATTGGTGAAGGTACTGATATCAAATCTCACGTTGTTATCAATGGGCATACGCGTATTGGTCGAGAAAATCAGATTTATCAATTTGCCTCTATTGGTGAAGCAAATCAGGATCTGAAATATCGTGGTGAGCCAACACAAGTTATTATTGGTGATCGTAACCTTATTCGTGAAAGTGTGACTATCCATCGTGGAACAACCCAAGGTGGCAATATCACAAAAATCGGCAATGACAACTTACTGATGATTAATACGCATGTCGCACATGATTGTATTATTGGTGACCGCTGTATTATTGCTAATAACGGAACACTTGGTGGTCACGTCACTTTAGGTGATTTTGTGATTATCGGTGGTATGAGTGCAGTTCATCAGTTTTGTCAAATTGGCTCTCACGTTATGGTGGGCGGATGTTCAGGTGTGGCACAAGATGTTCCTCCTTTTGTTATTGCACAAGGAAACCACGCAACCCCTTATGGGCTGAATATTGAAGGATTAAAACGCCGAGGTTTTGCTAAAGAAGATCTTCATGCAATTCGCAATGCTTATAAAGTTCTTTACCGTAATGGTAAAACACTGGAAGAAGCACGTGAAGAAATTGGACAACTGGTTGCAGATAATAATAATCCGTATGTTAAGTTGTTCAGTGATTTTCTGGAAAACTCAGCAAAATCTAACCGTGGCATCATTCGCTAA
- the rof gene encoding Rho-binding antiterminator, translating into MSTNTEYQPINCDDYEYLELACQRGLALHIELHNGELIEGIADDLFLSKKVEYLKIKTSEGSKDLRLDIIASFSNPELGTIVIKSE; encoded by the coding sequence ATGTCAACAAATACAGAATATCAACCAATTAACTGTGATGATTACGAGTATCTGGAGTTAGCATGCCAACGTGGTTTAGCGCTCCATATTGAATTACATAATGGTGAGCTTATTGAAGGCATTGCTGATGATCTTTTCTTAAGCAAAAAGGTTGAATACCTAAAGATCAAGACGTCTGAAGGTTCTAAAGATTTACGACTGGATATCATTGCCAGTTTTTCTAATCCCGAACTTGGGACTATTGTTATAAAATCGGAATAA
- the rnhB gene encoding ribonuclease HII — translation MEFVYPKANLIAGVDEVGRGPLVGAVVTAAVILDPANPIEGLTDSKKLTEKKRNALYDEIKEKALCWAIGRAEPEEIDELNILWATMKAMERAVAGLSITPDMVLIDGNRCPKLPMASQAVIKGDSLVQEISAASILAKVTRDREMEELDKIYPDYGFAKHKGYPTVFHMEKLALLGATPYHRKSFAPVKRALNLK, via the coding sequence ATGGAATTTGTATATCCAAAAGCAAATCTTATTGCTGGAGTTGATGAAGTAGGCCGGGGACCTCTGGTTGGTGCTGTAGTGACGGCTGCTGTTATTCTTGATCCGGCAAACCCGATTGAAGGATTAACAGACTCTAAAAAGCTAACAGAAAAAAAACGTAATGCTCTGTATGACGAAATAAAAGAAAAAGCATTATGTTGGGCAATCGGTCGTGCAGAGCCTGAAGAAATTGATGAGTTAAATATTCTTTGGGCAACGATGAAAGCAATGGAGCGCGCGGTTGCAGGATTATCTATTACGCCTGATATGGTTTTGATTGACGGTAATCGCTGTCCTAAATTGCCAATGGCTTCTCAAGCAGTCATAAAAGGTGATAGCTTAGTCCAAGAAATCAGTGCGGCTTCTATACTTGCTAAAGTCACTCGTGATAGAGAAATGGAAGAGTTAGATAAGATTTACCCTGATTATGGTTTTGCTAAACATAAAGGGTATCCAACAGTTTTCCATATGGAAAAACTGGCCTTATTAGGGGCAACCCCTTATCATCGAAAAAGTTTTGCGCCTGTAAAACGAGCATTAAATTTAAAGTAA
- the accA gene encoding acetyl-CoA carboxylase carboxyl transferase subunit alpha, whose translation MSLNFLDFEQPIAELEAKIDSLTAVSQHDEKIDINIDEEVSRLREKSLELTRKIFSDLGAWQVAQLARHPLRPYTLDYIHRIFTDFQELAGDRAYADDKAIVGGIARLEGRPVMVIGHQKGRETKEKIRRNFGMPAPEGYRKALRLMEMAQRFNLPIITFIDTPGAYPGVGAEERGQSEAIARNLREMSRFGVPIICTVIGEGGSGGALAIGVGDKVNMLQYSTYSVISPEGCASILWKSADKAPLAAEAMGITANRLKELKLIDNVISEPLGGAHRHYDEIAASLKAQIQSDLEELDAFDSEELTNRRYQRLMEYGYC comes from the coding sequence ATGAGTCTTAATTTTCTGGATTTTGAACAGCCAATTGCCGAGTTAGAAGCGAAAATTGATTCGCTAACCGCAGTTAGCCAACATGATGAAAAAATTGATATTAATATCGATGAAGAAGTTTCACGCTTAAGAGAAAAAAGCCTAGAGCTAACGCGTAAGATTTTTTCTGATCTTGGTGCATGGCAAGTTGCACAACTTGCACGTCATCCATTAAGACCTTACACACTGGATTATATTCATCGTATCTTTACTGATTTCCAAGAATTAGCAGGCGATCGTGCTTATGCTGATGATAAAGCGATTGTAGGTGGTATTGCGCGCTTAGAAGGCCGCCCTGTTATGGTTATTGGCCATCAAAAAGGGCGTGAAACAAAAGAGAAAATCCGCCGAAACTTCGGTATGCCAGCACCAGAAGGCTATCGCAAAGCGCTTCGTTTAATGGAAATGGCACAACGTTTTAATCTTCCTATTATCACCTTTATAGATACTCCTGGTGCTTATCCAGGCGTTGGTGCAGAAGAACGAGGCCAATCAGAAGCGATCGCACGTAACTTACGTGAAATGTCACGTTTTGGTGTGCCAATCATCTGTACTGTCATTGGTGAAGGTGGTTCTGGTGGTGCATTAGCTATTGGTGTGGGTGACAAAGTGAATATGTTACAATACAGCACCTATTCCGTTATTTCACCAGAGGGTTGTGCTTCTATTCTTTGGAAAAGCGCAGACAAAGCACCATTAGCGGCAGAGGCAATGGGAATTACTGCAAACCGCTTAAAAGAGCTTAAACTGATTGATAACGTTATTTCTGAGCCTTTAGGTGGCGCTCATCGTCACTATGACGAAATTGCTGCTTCATTAAAAGCACAAATTCAATCTGATTTAGAAGAATTAGATGCATTTGATTCAGAAGAGCTGACTAATCGTCGTTACCAACGTTTAATGGAATACGGCTACTGCTGA
- the fabZ gene encoding 3-hydroxyacyl-ACP dehydratase FabZ — translation MSENHTLQIEEILDLLPHRYPFLLVDRVLDFEEKKFLRAVKNVSFNEPFFQGHFPGKPIFPGVLILEAMAQATGILAFKSVGKLEPGELYYFAAIDGARFKRPVLPGDQMILEVEFIKERRGVARFKGVAKVDGEIACEAEMMCARRREV, via the coding sequence ATGAGTGAGAATCATACTCTGCAAATCGAAGAAATTTTAGATTTACTTCCACACCGTTACCCATTCTTATTGGTTGATCGTGTCCTTGATTTTGAAGAAAAGAAATTTCTAAGAGCAGTAAAAAATGTATCTTTTAATGAGCCTTTCTTTCAGGGTCACTTCCCAGGAAAACCTATTTTCCCAGGCGTATTGATCCTAGAAGCCATGGCACAAGCAACGGGTATTTTAGCATTCAAAAGTGTAGGAAAGCTGGAACCTGGTGAGCTCTACTATTTTGCTGCTATTGATGGTGCTCGCTTTAAACGTCCTGTCTTACCTGGGGATCAAATGATCCTAGAGGTAGAATTTATTAAAGAACGTCGTGGTGTTGCTCGCTTTAAAGGCGTCGCTAAAGTTGATGGGGAAATTGCTTGCGAAGCTGAAATGATGTGTGCTCGCCGCCGTGAGGTCTAG
- the tilS gene encoding tRNA lysidine(34) synthetase TilS — protein MKQEYGSLLKEIKQRIDPHIKILVGFSGGVDSTVLLQGLVRLRDEFQLPLELTAIYIHHGLNIKADDWLTHCEQCCQQWQVNFISEKVRVDPKDGGLENGAREARYQAFRRNLQPQQVLVTAQHQDDQAETFLLALKRGSGPSGLSSMPAKMVFEHSYLLRPLLNITREEIESYATEQGLTWIEDDSNQDDSYDRNFLRLRVMPLLTQRWPHFSQSVTRSAALCGEQEALLDELLEPELNALMDREHSLDIKQLALCSVIKRNALLRRWFAQHNKIMPSRQQILRLWQEVALAKADAEPKLQFYQDEVRRYKQRLYLVPMIDDPVNKIIEWPLTQSLSLPSGLGVLSLTTATGKNTVRAPSKDEKVTVRFGLTQASLRIVGREHARHSKKIWQELDIAPWRRTRIPLIYYNDTLIAAINTFVTFEGKATSEYAITIEWQEAH, from the coding sequence ATGAAACAGGAATACGGCTCACTTCTTAAAGAAATCAAACAGCGCATTGATCCTCACATCAAAATTTTGGTGGGCTTTAGTGGCGGAGTAGATTCCACCGTTTTACTGCAGGGGCTTGTGCGTTTACGTGATGAATTCCAATTACCTTTAGAATTAACTGCCATCTATATTCATCATGGATTAAATATCAAAGCAGATGATTGGCTTACTCATTGTGAACAATGTTGTCAGCAATGGCAGGTAAATTTTATTAGTGAAAAAGTTCGTGTCGATCCTAAAGATGGAGGGCTTGAGAATGGTGCTAGAGAAGCGCGTTATCAAGCTTTTCGTCGGAATTTACAACCACAACAAGTGTTAGTGACGGCTCAACATCAAGATGATCAAGCTGAAACTTTTTTACTGGCGTTAAAGCGAGGTAGTGGCCCGTCAGGGCTTTCTTCAATGCCAGCTAAAATGGTATTTGAGCATAGCTATTTGCTTCGACCATTACTTAATATTACTCGTGAAGAGATTGAATCTTATGCTACTGAGCAAGGGCTAACATGGATTGAAGACGATAGTAATCAAGACGATAGCTATGATCGCAATTTTTTACGTTTACGAGTTATGCCATTATTAACGCAGCGATGGCCCCATTTTTCACAATCGGTAACTCGTAGTGCAGCATTGTGTGGTGAACAAGAAGCCCTATTGGATGAGCTGTTGGAGCCAGAACTTAATGCTTTAATGGATAGAGAGCACAGTTTAGACATCAAGCAACTTGCTCTTTGTAGTGTGATAAAGCGTAATGCGCTATTAAGGCGTTGGTTTGCTCAACATAATAAAATCATGCCCTCTAGACAACAAATTTTACGATTATGGCAGGAAGTTGCTTTAGCTAAAGCCGATGCTGAGCCTAAGTTACAATTTTATCAAGATGAAGTGAGGCGTTATAAACAACGCCTTTATCTTGTACCAATGATTGATGATCCTGTTAATAAAATTATTGAATGGCCACTTACTCAATCACTGTCTTTACCTAGTGGATTAGGTGTTTTATCTCTAACAACGGCAACAGGAAAAAATACCGTTAGAGCACCTTCAAAGGATGAAAAGGTCACCGTTCGTTTTGGTTTGACACAAGCGTCTTTGCGTATTGTTGGACGAGAACATGCTCGGCATAGTAAAAAAATTTGGCAAGAGCTTGACATTGCGCCTTGGCGTAGGACGCGAATTCCTTTGATTTATTATAATGATACGTTAATTGCTGCTATTAATACATTTGTGACTTTTGAGGGAAAAGCAACATCAGAATATGCGATTACTATTGAGTGGCAAGAGGCTCATTAA
- a CDS encoding SDR family NAD(P)-dependent oxidoreductase — MITFSGKVGIITGGNSGIGLASAEKFLSLGASVVITGSNLARGQKAEKYLKEKGFVGEFVQMDVKSEKENEQLVDYVVNKYGRMDFLFANAGVLTDNIADKLEYEKWKGVLDVNLNGLFLINRSAIQYWLKNKMSGAIVNCSSICSFVGQHEFPAYCASKGGVKLLTQTLAIDYANKGIRVNAVCPGYIDTPLLDGRELDKQKLATLHPIGRLGTPEEVANVVAFLASDAASFVTGASYLVDGGFTA, encoded by the coding sequence ATGATTACATTTAGTGGCAAAGTGGGAATTATTACAGGTGGTAATAGCGGTATTGGTTTAGCCTCTGCGGAAAAATTTTTATCCCTAGGTGCATCAGTGGTTATCACTGGTAGTAATTTAGCACGAGGACAAAAAGCAGAAAAATACCTAAAAGAGAAAGGATTTGTCGGTGAATTCGTACAAATGGATGTGAAGAGTGAAAAAGAAAATGAACAACTTGTTGATTATGTTGTAAATAAGTATGGAAGGATGGATTTCTTGTTTGCTAATGCGGGTGTTTTAACAGATAACATTGCTGATAAATTAGAGTATGAAAAATGGAAGGGTGTTTTAGATGTTAATCTAAATGGACTCTTTTTGATTAATCGATCAGCAATTCAATATTGGCTAAAAAACAAAATGTCGGGTGCGATTGTGAATTGCAGTTCAATTTGTTCTTTTGTTGGGCAGCATGAATTTCCTGCCTATTGTGCATCAAAAGGCGGAGTTAAATTACTGACACAAACGCTAGCTATTGATTACGCAAACAAAGGTATTCGTGTTAATGCGGTTTGCCCTGGTTATATTGATACACCTTTGCTGGATGGCCGTGAATTAGATAAACAAAAGTTAGCGACATTGCATCCTATTGGGCGCCTCGGTACACCAGAGGAAGTGGCTAATGTTGTCGCATTTTTGGCCAGTGATGCGGCTTCGTTTGTTACTGGAGCTTCTTATTTGGTTGATGGCGGTTTTACAGCTTAA
- the nlpE gene encoding envelope stress response activation lipoprotein NlpE (NlpE, an outer membrane lipoprotein, interacts directly with CpxA, the sensor histidine kinase of the Cpx system for response to envelope stress.) yields MMGKKILFAAVAAGLFVLSGCQNNIGLSLDGKIVDQTYNSILPCADCSGIDTTILVNQDGSYVMEQSYQGSPDDKRSFFESGTWVLGKDKLTLTNSYGEKSYYLPREDKLVMLDIDGNVINSELNYTLAKVQPKQLAGEFTYFADAGTFKDCQSGRVYAANGIELEKGYFSTGVDGGTPVYLEVSGYYSIRPSMEDGKYDRALVVTDEKPRFNRHGSCGNHRGSRS; encoded by the coding sequence ATGATGGGGAAAAAAATTTTATTTGCAGCCGTTGCTGCCGGGTTATTTGTACTATCAGGTTGCCAAAATAATATTGGCTTATCACTTGATGGAAAAATTGTAGACCAAACTTACAACAGTATTCTGCCGTGTGCCGATTGTTCTGGTATCGACACCACAATTCTTGTCAATCAAGATGGCTCTTATGTAATGGAGCAAAGCTACCAAGGCTCACCTGATGATAAACGTAGTTTCTTTGAATCAGGAACTTGGGTATTAGGTAAAGATAAGCTGACACTGACTAATAGTTATGGTGAGAAAAGCTATTATTTACCTCGTGAAGATAAATTAGTTATGCTTGATATTGACGGTAACGTCATTAATTCAGAGCTAAATTATACTTTAGCTAAAGTTCAGCCTAAGCAGCTTGCTGGCGAGTTTACCTATTTTGCTGATGCTGGAACATTTAAAGATTGTCAATCAGGACGTGTTTACGCAGCAAATGGCATTGAATTAGAAAAAGGTTATTTCTCAACAGGCGTTGATGGTGGAACACCGGTTTACCTTGAAGTGAGTGGTTATTACAGTATTCGCCCTTCAATGGAAGATGGTAAATATGATAGAGCATTAGTTGTTACTGATGAAAAACCACGTTTTAATCGTCATGGCTCTTGTGGAAACCATCGCGGTAGCAGAAGCTAA
- the lpxB gene encoding lipid-A-disaccharide synthase gives MTLSGQLSTVQRPLVIGLVAGETSGDILGAGLIRALKQKHPNIRFVGVAGPLMQAEGCEAWYEMEELAVMGIVEVLERLPRLLKIRKDLTQRFSALKPDVFVGIDAPDFNITLEGYLKQKGIKTIHYVSPSVWAWRQKRVFKIGKATDLVLAFLPFEKAFYDKYQVPCRFIGHTMADAIALHPDKKAARKHLGIPENVSCLALLPGSRHAEVEMLSADFIKTAQLLKQQIPTLHIVVPLVNAKRRIQFEQIHQDIAPELDIQLLDGQAREAMTASDATLLASGTAALECMLTKCPMVVGYRMKPFTFWLAKRLVKTPYVSLPNLLAGREIIKELLQEECEPRALAEQLLPLLTDKEKAHQLKEIFLQLHSAIRCNADEQAANAVLELAEK, from the coding sequence ATGACCTTGTCAGGCCAATTATCTACTGTTCAGCGTCCGTTAGTTATCGGCTTAGTCGCTGGTGAAACGTCCGGTGATATCTTGGGCGCGGGATTAATCCGCGCTCTTAAACAAAAGCATCCTAATATCCGTTTTGTCGGTGTCGCGGGGCCTCTTATGCAAGCTGAAGGTTGTGAAGCTTGGTATGAGATGGAAGAGCTTGCCGTCATGGGGATCGTTGAAGTTCTTGAACGCTTACCGCGATTACTAAAGATCAGAAAAGATCTCACTCAGAGATTTTCAGCATTAAAGCCGGATGTCTTTGTGGGAATTGATGCGCCTGATTTTAATATCACACTTGAAGGTTATTTAAAGCAAAAAGGGATCAAAACTATTCACTATGTCAGTCCATCTGTGTGGGCTTGGCGCCAAAAACGTGTTTTCAAAATTGGTAAAGCGACAGATCTTGTCTTAGCTTTTTTGCCTTTTGAAAAAGCGTTTTATGATAAATATCAGGTTCCTTGTCGTTTTATTGGTCATACAATGGCGGATGCAATCGCTTTACATCCGGATAAAAAAGCAGCCCGTAAACATCTCGGAATACCTGAAAATGTCTCTTGTTTAGCTCTCCTTCCTGGTAGTCGTCATGCAGAAGTTGAGATGCTGAGCGCTGATTTTATAAAAACAGCACAGTTACTAAAACAACAAATACCAACACTTCATATTGTTGTGCCATTGGTGAATGCTAAACGACGTATTCAATTCGAGCAGATCCACCAAGATATCGCTCCTGAACTCGACATTCAGTTACTTGATGGGCAAGCAAGAGAAGCAATGACAGCAAGTGATGCAACGTTGTTAGCATCAGGTACGGCTGCATTAGAGTGTATGCTTACGAAATGCCCAATGGTTGTTGGTTATCGCATGAAACCATTTACTTTTTGGTTAGCAAAAAGGTTAGTGAAAACACCTTATGTTTCATTACCCAATTTATTAGCTGGTCGAGAAATAATTAAAGAGTTATTACAAGAAGAGTGTGAGCCAAGGGCGTTGGCAGAACAACTTTTACCTCTTTTAACAGATAAAGAAAAAGCACATCAATTAAAAGAGATATTTTTACAACTTCATAGTGCTATTCGCTGTAATGCGGATGAGCAAGCAGCAAATGCAGTATTAGAATTGGCAGAGAAATAA
- the dnaE gene encoding DNA polymerase III subunit alpha, with translation MADPRFIHLRVHSDYSMIDGLAKTGPLVKKVASLGMPAFAITDFTNLCGLVKFYGAAHSAGIKPIIGADVYLETELLGDEYAHLTILARNNVGYQNLTLLISEAYKHGYGAAGPIIKQEWLTTYKEGLLLLSGGRMGDVGKFLLRGNRALVDQCLEYYQTHFPDSYYLELIRTGRPDEESYLHEAVALASEKGLPVVATNDVCFLDSGDFDAHEIRVAIHDGFTLSDPKRPKNYSPQQYMRTEEEMCELFADIPEALENSVEIAKRCNVTIRLGEYFLPQFPTGDMSTEDFLVKKSKEGLEERLAFLFPDPEERQKRRPEYDERLDIELKVINQMGFPGYFLIVMEFIQWSKDNGVPVGPGRGSGAGSLVAYSLKITDLDPLEFDLLFERFLNPERVSMPDFDVDFCMEKRDRVIDHVADMYGRDAVSQIITFGTMAAKAVIRDVGRVLGHPYGFVDRISKLVPPDPGMTLEKAFAAEPQLPEIYEADEEVKSLIDMARKLEGVTRNAGKHAGGVVISPTKITDFAPLYCDAEGNNPVTQFDKNDVEYAGLVKFDFLGLRTLTIINWALEMINARREKKSLEPVDISAIPLTDQRSFDMLQRSETTAVFQLESRGMKDLIKRLRPDCFEDMIALVALFRPGPLQSGMVDNFIDRKHGVEEISYPDVKWQHESLQPVLEPTYGVILYQEQVMQIAQVLAGYTLGGADMLRRAMGKKKPEEMAKQRSVFEEGAIKNGVDGELAMRIFDLVEKFAGYGFNKSHSAAYALVSYQTLWLKAHYPAEFMAAVMTADMDNTEKVVGLVDECWRMGLKVLPPDINSGLYHFHVNDEGEIVYGIGAIKGVGEGPIEAIVEARQQGGHFKDIFDLCARTETKKLNRRVMEKLIMSGAFDKLGPHRAALMSSLEDALKAADQHAKAEAIGQSDMFGVLAEAPEQVERSYANIPKWPEQVVLEGERETLGLYLTGHPITRYLKEIERYAAGTRLKDLVPTPRGQMVKVAGLVLASKVFTTKRGNRIGVCTLDDRSGRLEIMLFSDALDKYQHLLEQDKILIATGQVSFDDFNGGLKMTVRELMDINEAREKYARGLAISLSDRQINEQLLNRLRGVLEPHRSGTIPVHLYFEKHDACARLRFGATWRVTPTDMLLTDLRTLLGNEQVELEFD, from the coding sequence ATGGCAGATCCTCGTTTTATCCATCTTAGGGTACACAGCGATTATTCAATGATCGATGGATTGGCAAAAACAGGGCCTCTTGTGAAGAAAGTGGCTTCGCTGGGAATGCCTGCTTTTGCGATTACTGATTTCACTAACTTATGTGGGTTAGTGAAGTTTTATGGTGCCGCACATAGTGCGGGCATTAAACCTATAATTGGTGCTGATGTTTACCTCGAAACAGAATTATTAGGCGATGAATATGCCCACCTCACCATTCTTGCTCGCAATAATGTAGGTTATCAAAATCTTACCTTACTGATTTCTGAAGCTTACAAACATGGTTATGGCGCCGCAGGGCCGATTATTAAACAAGAGTGGCTAACAACCTATAAAGAAGGACTCTTGTTGCTTTCGGGTGGAAGAATGGGCGATGTAGGTAAGTTCTTGCTCCGTGGAAATCGTGCCTTAGTTGATCAATGTCTTGAGTATTATCAAACTCACTTTCCTGATAGTTATTATTTAGAACTTATTCGAACTGGTCGCCCTGACGAAGAAAGCTATTTGCATGAAGCTGTAGCACTCGCTTCTGAAAAAGGCTTGCCAGTTGTTGCAACGAATGACGTCTGTTTTCTGGATAGTGGTGATTTTGACGCACATGAAATTCGCGTTGCAATCCATGATGGTTTTACACTCTCTGATCCCAAGCGTCCAAAAAATTATAGTCCTCAGCAATATATGCGCACAGAGGAAGAGATGTGTGAGTTATTTGCTGATATACCTGAAGCATTAGAAAACAGTGTTGAAATCGCCAAACGTTGTAATGTTACCATTCGTTTAGGGGAATACTTTCTTCCTCAATTCCCAACTGGGGATATGAGTACTGAAGATTTCCTCGTTAAAAAATCTAAAGAAGGTTTAGAAGAGCGTTTAGCTTTTCTGTTTCCAGATCCCGAAGAACGACAAAAAAGACGCCCTGAATACGATGAACGTCTTGATATAGAGCTAAAAGTAATCAATCAGATGGGATTCCCTGGTTACTTCCTTATCGTGATGGAGTTTATTCAGTGGTCTAAAGATAACGGTGTTCCTGTGGGGCCGGGACGAGGTTCGGGTGCAGGATCATTAGTCGCTTATTCACTCAAAATCACTGACCTTGATCCTTTAGAATTTGATTTACTTTTCGAACGCTTTCTTAACCCTGAACGTGTTTCAATGCCTGACTTTGACGTCGATTTCTGTATGGAAAAACGCGATAGGGTAATTGATCACGTTGCTGATATGTACGGTCGTGATGCGGTATCTCAGATTATTACATTTGGTACGATGGCGGCAAAAGCGGTTATCCGAGATGTTGGGCGTGTTTTAGGGCATCCTTACGGTTTTGTTGATAGAATTTCGAAGCTTGTACCGCCTGATCCTGGAATGACGCTAGAAAAAGCGTTTGCCGCAGAACCTCAGTTACCTGAAATTTATGAAGCCGATGAAGAGGTTAAATCTCTTATTGATATGGCTCGTAAATTAGAAGGGGTGACACGTAATGCGGGTAAACATGCGGGTGGTGTGGTTATATCACCAACGAAAATTACCGATTTTGCACCGCTTTATTGTGACGCAGAAGGAAATAACCCGGTTACACAATTTGATAAGAATGACGTTGAATATGCGGGTCTTGTTAAATTCGACTTCTTAGGATTAAGAACACTCACTATCATTAACTGGGCATTAGAAATGATTAATGCCCGACGTGAAAAAAAATCACTGGAACCAGTTGATATCTCTGCGATCCCATTAACGGATCAGCGTAGTTTCGATATGTTGCAACGTTCTGAAACGACCGCGGTCTTTCAGTTAGAATCTCGTGGTATGAAAGATCTTATCAAGCGTCTACGTCCTGACTGCTTTGAAGATATGATTGCGTTAGTGGCCTTATTTCGCCCTGGTCCATTGCAATCAGGTATGGTGGATAACTTCATTGACCGTAAACATGGCGTTGAAGAGATCTCTTATCCTGATGTTAAATGGCAACACGAGAGCTTACAGCCTGTTTTAGAACCTACCTATGGCGTTATCTTATATCAAGAACAGGTTATGCAAATCGCGCAGGTTCTTGCTGGATATACGCTGGGTGGCGCGGACATGTTACGACGCGCAATGGGTAAGAAAAAACCTGAAGAGATGGCAAAGCAGCGTTCTGTATTTGAAGAAGGAGCTATCAAAAACGGTGTTGATGGCGAACTTGCCATGCGGATCTTTGACTTGGTGGAGAAATTTGCCGGTTATGGATTTAATAAATCGCACTCAGCTGCTTATGCTTTAGTTTCATATCAAACGTTATGGCTAAAAGCCCACTATCCTGCTGAATTTATGGCTGCTGTAATGACGGCAGATATGGATAACACAGAAAAAGTGGTGGGGTTAGTTGATGAATGTTGGAGAATGGGATTAAAAGTTCTTCCTCCTGATATTAATAGTGGTTTATATCATTTTCACGTAAATGATGAAGGTGAAATCGTTTACGGCATTGGTGCGATAAAAGGAGTGGGTGAAGGCCCAATTGAGGCAATAGTAGAAGCGCGTCAGCAAGGCGGTCACTTTAAAGATATTTTTGATCTCTGTGCTAGAACAGAAACGAAAAAATTGAATCGCCGAGTGATGGAAAAACTGATAATGTCAGGCGCATTCGATAAGTTAGGGCCTCATCGTGCCGCATTGATGTCTTCATTAGAAGATGCATTAAAAGCGGCAGATCAACATGCCAAAGCTGAAGCAATAGGGCAATCGGATATGTTTGGCGTGTTAGCAGAAGCTCCTGAACAAGTTGAGCGTTCTTATGCCAATATACCTAAATGGCCGGAACAAGTTGTTTTAGAAGGTGAGCGAGAGACATTAGGTTTATATTTAACAGGTCATCCGATCACACGTTATTTAAAAGAAATTGAACGATATGCAGCAGGAACGCGTCTAAAAGATTTAGTACCAACGCCACGCGGTCAAATGGTGAAAGTCGCGGGCTTAGTGCTAGCGTCTAAAGTATTTACGACAAAACGAGGAAATCGAATTGGCGTGTGTACCTTAGATGATCGTTCAGGTCGCTTAGAAATTATGTTATTTTCTGATGCATTGGATAAATACCAACATTTATTAGAACAAGACAAGATTTTAATTGCTACTGGGCAGGTCAGCTTTGATGATTTCAATGGTGGGCTTAAAATGACAGTCCGCGAACTTATGGATATCAACGAAGCCCGTGAAAAATATGCACGAGGACTTGCTATCTCGTTATCAGACAGGCAAATTAATGAGCAATTATTAAATCGTCTTCGCGGCGTTTTAGAACCTCATCGTTCAGGCACGATACCGGTTCATCTTTATTTTGAAAAGCATGATGCCTGCGCACGCTTACGATTTGGTGCGACTTGGCGCGTAACGCCAACAGATATGCTTTTAACGGATCTGCGAACTCTGCTGGGTAATGAGCAGGTAGAATTAGAATTTGACTAA